In Candidatus Zixiibacteriota bacterium, a single window of DNA contains:
- a CDS encoding 4Fe-4S dicluster domain-containing protein, giving the protein MMKFRFKVIPSLCIGCRTCELACAFSHTQNQKPGRSRIYPISYAKDKFVPVACLQCDDAACVKSCMFNALKRNEETGAIDLDRERCVKCYACVAACPFGCSLVDDVHDEVIKCDLCGGNPVCAHFCPTKALVYERI; this is encoded by the coding sequence ATGATGAAATTCAGATTCAAAGTAATCCCGTCGCTGTGTATCGGCTGCCGCACCTGTGAACTGGCCTGCGCTTTCAGTCATACGCAGAATCAGAAACCGGGCCGGAGCCGGATTTACCCGATTTCCTACGCCAAGGATAAGTTCGTTCCGGTCGCCTGTTTGCAGTGCGATGATGCCGCCTGTGTTAAATCGTGCATGTTCAACGCCCTGAAGCGTAACGAGGAGACGGGGGCTATCGATCTGGACCGGGAGCGGTGTGTCAAATGTTATGCCTGTGTGGCGGCCTGCCCGTTCGGGTGCTCGCTGGTGGATGATGTTCATGACGAAGTGATCAAGTGCGATCTGTGCGGGGGCAACCCGGTATGCGCCCATTTTTGTCCCACCAAGGCTCTTGTTTATGAGAGAATTTAG
- a CDS encoding citryl-CoA lyase gives MVDNDWKSAITDIGPGKIRVRGYDITQIMDKLSYAEAVFLILKGELPTKAEAEMMRAILVSSIDHGCSPPSVLGTRNVVSGGNPLNAAIAGGVLVIGDSHGGAIENAARILQNWAGKEGEVKTLVSQMVDWMKEKKIRMPGFGHRLHNVDPRTVKLFEIAGRNNFSGRHIELCRALEKALAESTGKQLPINVDGAIAAVISDMGFDWRLGKGFFIISRVPGLLAHAYEEMTREKPMRQLGNRNFSYDGPAGREI, from the coding sequence ATGGTTGATAATGATTGGAAATCAGCGATAACCGATATTGGTCCCGGCAAGATCCGGGTGAGGGGTTATGATATCACCCAGATAATGGATAAGCTGTCTTATGCCGAGGCGGTTTTTTTGATACTCAAGGGAGAACTCCCCACCAAAGCCGAGGCGGAAATGATGCGGGCGATTCTGGTATCATCAATCGATCACGGTTGTTCGCCGCCGTCGGTGCTGGGGACGCGCAATGTTGTTTCGGGCGGTAATCCGCTCAACGCCGCCATTGCCGGGGGAGTGCTGGTGATCGGCGACAGTCACGGCGGGGCGATTGAAAATGCCGCCAGGATTCTGCAGAACTGGGCCGGAAAAGAGGGCGAGGTGAAAACGCTGGTATCGCAGATGGTGGACTGGATGAAAGAAAAGAAAATCCGGATGCCGGGGTTCGGGCACCGGTTGCATAATGTCGATCCGCGGACGGTGAAGCTGTTCGAAATAGCGGGAAGGAATAATTTTTCGGGACGGCATATTGAGTTATGCCGGGCGCTGGAAAAGGCGCTGGCGGAATCGACCGGGAAACAGCTGCCGATCAATGTCGATGGGGCAATTGCGGCCGTGATCTCCGATATGGGTTTCGACTGGCGGCTGGGCAAGGGATTTTTCATAATTTCCCGGGTACCGGGTCTTCTGGCGCATGCGTATGAGGAGATGACGCGGGAGAAGCCGATGCGTCAGCTGGGCAACCGCAATTTCAGCTATGACGGCCCGGCGGGGAGGGAGATTTGA
- a CDS encoding 2-oxoacid:acceptor oxidoreductase family protein — protein sequence MADQKEVVFAGFGGQGVMTAGQLLAYTAMEEGKQVVWIPSYGPEMRGGTANCTVVVSDSRIGSPIINNPMSACVFNRPSLDKFGQLIRKDGLLLINSSLIDINSGRDDVTEIMVPCNELAIKAGSPKVANMVMLAAYVEATDIVSFKILEKMLDAKLGARKQELLEVNHRAFEVGRKLVREAGVKR from the coding sequence ATGGCCGATCAAAAGGAAGTCGTCTTCGCCGGATTCGGCGGCCAGGGGGTTATGACGGCCGGCCAGCTTCTGGCCTACACCGCCATGGAGGAAGGCAAGCAGGTGGTCTGGATACCGTCGTACGGTCCTGAAATGCGGGGCGGTACGGCCAATTGTACGGTAGTGGTATCCGACAGCCGGATCGGTTCTCCGATCATCAACAATCCCATGTCGGCCTGCGTGTTCAACCGGCCGTCGCTTGACAAATTCGGTCAGTTGATCCGTAAAGACGGTTTGCTCCTGATAAACAGCTCGCTTATTGATATCAATTCCGGTCGAGACGATGTTACCGAAATTATGGTTCCATGCAATGAACTGGCAATTAAGGCGGGAAGTCCGAAGGTGGCCAATATGGTTATGCTGGCGGCCTATGTGGAAGCAACCGATATTGTCTCGTTTAAGATTCTGGAAAAAATGCTCGATGCAAAGCTGGGTGCTCGCAAACAGGAGCTTCTGGAAGTGAATCACCGGGCCTTCGAGGTCGGCCGGAAGCTTGTCCGCGAAGCGGGAGTGAAGAGGTAA
- a CDS encoding (2Fe-2S)-binding protein has product MVHITINGKVVKAREGEMLLAVIKREGIDIPALCHHEAIEPTGNCRLCTVEITREEWDGWKKYVTSCLYPVEDGLIVRTHTAELLEIRKTILDLQLARCPDSEYIQKLAEEYGLSKSSYEARPEADNCIMCYACTRICEVLGRNAISAVQRGHKKVIAPPFGEEPPDCIGCLACAQICPTDVIPWRDEDGVRTIWNRKFDLVTCKKCGKEIISREFADFLIEQREIPSEYFDTCDDCKRMETARKMGDIIAKAAEAAL; this is encoded by the coding sequence ATGGTACATATCACAATAAATGGAAAAGTCGTCAAGGCGCGGGAAGGGGAGATGCTTCTGGCGGTCATTAAGCGCGAGGGAATCGATATCCCGGCACTGTGCCATCATGAAGCGATCGAGCCGACCGGTAATTGCCGTCTTTGCACGGTGGAAATCACGCGCGAGGAATGGGACGGCTGGAAGAAATACGTCACTTCGTGTCTCTACCCGGTCGAAGACGGATTGATTGTCAGGACGCATACAGCGGAGTTGCTGGAAATCCGGAAAACCATCCTCGATTTACAGCTGGCCCGCTGTCCCGACTCGGAGTATATTCAAAAACTGGCCGAGGAATACGGCCTGAGTAAATCAAGCTATGAGGCGCGACCGGAAGCCGACAACTGCATAATGTGTTACGCCTGCACCCGTATTTGCGAGGTGCTGGGAAGAAATGCCATATCGGCGGTTCAACGGGGTCATAAAAAGGTCATTGCGCCTCCTTTCGGGGAGGAACCGCCGGATTGTATCGGCTGTCTGGCCTGTGCCCAGATTTGCCCGACCGATGTGATCCCGTGGCGGGACGAGGACGGCGTCCGCACCATCTGGAATAGAAAATTCGATCTGGTGACCTGCAAAAAGTGCGGCAAGGAGATTATCAGCCGGGAGTTCGCCGATTTCCTGATCGAGCAGAGAGAAATACCGAGCGAGTATTTCGATACCTGTGACGACTGCAAACGGATGGAAACGGCGCGGAAGATGGGTGATATTATCGCGAAGGCGGCGGAGGCGGCGCTATGA
- a CDS encoding 4Fe-4S binding protein has protein sequence MRIDSTEKLGQWQKECQKRIEAQKKRVLVCLGPGCLAGGSDQILEEFKNILAQKKIKDVTVESIKKTGCHGLCARGPLVVIEPEGIFYSKVKKANVAEIVEKTLEKGELVEKLLYTDPESKKKIVDYKEIPFYARQMKLSLRNVGQIDPDSISDYIARGGYAALAKVLKSMKPAKVIDEVSRSGLRGRGGGGFSTGRKWASCAKIESDIRYVICNGDEGDPGAFMDRCIMEGDPHSVLEGMIICAFAIDSPEGYIYVREEYPLAVVNLRNAIDAARQHGLLGKDIMGSGFDFDIKINRGGGAFVCGESSALMKSVAGEVGEPRAKYVRSVAKGLHDKPTVLNNVESFATIPVIIDKGADWFASIGTKKSTGTKAFSLAGKITNTGLIEVPMGITLREIIYDIGGGIPEGRKFKAVQTGGPSGGCLPEAKLDLPVDFDTLTEAGSMMGSGGMIIMDDRTCMVDVARYFLNFLVEESCGKCVPCREGLYQLHKLCVKICEGKADEDDLALMERLSKVIQTASLCGLGTSGPNPFLSTVMYFRDEYLAHIRDRKCPGGVCKELITYSINDKCTGCMACIRVCPVNAITGEKKKLHVLDQELCTKCGSCYAVCNFDAIDIV, from the coding sequence ATGCGTATCGACAGCACAGAAAAGCTCGGCCAGTGGCAGAAGGAATGTCAGAAAAGAATCGAGGCCCAGAAAAAGAGAGTTTTGGTTTGTTTGGGGCCGGGTTGTCTGGCCGGCGGTTCCGATCAGATTCTGGAAGAATTCAAAAATATTCTGGCCCAGAAAAAAATTAAAGATGTGACGGTGGAATCGATCAAGAAGACCGGATGTCACGGCTTGTGCGCCCGGGGCCCGCTGGTGGTAATTGAGCCGGAGGGCATCTTTTATTCCAAGGTCAAGAAGGCCAATGTGGCCGAGATCGTGGAAAAGACACTTGAAAAAGGAGAGCTTGTCGAGAAGCTTCTCTATACCGATCCCGAAAGCAAGAAGAAGATCGTTGATTATAAAGAGATACCTTTTTATGCCCGGCAGATGAAATTATCACTTCGCAATGTGGGGCAAATCGATCCCGATTCCATCAGCGATTATATCGCCCGGGGTGGCTATGCGGCTCTGGCGAAAGTCCTGAAAAGTATGAAACCGGCCAAAGTAATCGACGAGGTTTCCCGGTCGGGTTTGCGCGGACGCGGGGGCGGAGGTTTCTCCACCGGGCGCAAATGGGCTTCATGCGCCAAAATCGAATCCGATATCCGCTACGTTATCTGCAACGGCGATGAAGGTGATCCGGGGGCATTCATGGATCGCTGTATTATGGAGGGAGATCCCCATTCGGTTCTGGAGGGGATGATAATCTGTGCTTTTGCGATCGACTCCCCGGAAGGATATATCTATGTTCGGGAAGAATACCCGCTGGCGGTCGTAAATCTTCGTAATGCCATTGATGCCGCCCGACAGCATGGACTTCTGGGAAAAGACATTATGGGTAGCGGGTTCGATTTCGACATAAAAATAAACCGTGGCGGCGGCGCTTTTGTCTGCGGCGAATCATCGGCCCTTATGAAATCAGTAGCCGGTGAAGTGGGTGAACCGCGGGCCAAGTATGTGCGTTCGGTAGCCAAGGGTTTGCATGATAAACCGACGGTGTTGAACAATGTGGAATCGTTTGCCACCATCCCGGTTATTATCGACAAAGGAGCCGACTGGTTTGCCTCGATCGGAACCAAAAAATCGACCGGGACCAAAGCCTTTTCGCTGGCCGGAAAAATCACCAATACCGGGTTGATTGAAGTCCCGATGGGGATCACCTTAAGGGAAATAATCTACGATATCGGTGGCGGGATTCCCGAAGGGCGGAAATTCAAGGCGGTCCAGACCGGCGGTCCTTCGGGGGGCTGTCTGCCCGAGGCAAAATTAGATTTGCCGGTGGATTTCGACACCTTGACGGAGGCCGGATCGATGATGGGTTCGGGCGGGATGATTATCATGGACGACCGTACCTGTATGGTCGATGTAGCCCGATATTTTCTGAATTTTTTGGTCGAGGAATCATGCGGCAAGTGCGTTCCCTGCCGGGAGGGGTTATATCAGCTTCATAAACTATGTGTGAAGATATGCGAGGGTAAGGCCGATGAAGACGACCTGGCATTGATGGAACGACTATCGAAGGTTATTCAAACGGCCTCGCTATGCGGGCTGGGCACATCCGGCCCCAATCCGTTTTTAAGTACCGTCATGTATTTTCGCGATGAATACTTGGCCCATATCCGGGACAGGAAATGCCCCGGAGGAGTATGCAAGGAACTGATTACTTATTCGATCAACGATAAGTGCACCGGATGCATGGCCTGTATAAGAGTCTGTCCGGTCAACGCCATTACGGGCGAGAAGAAAAAGCTGCATGTCCTGGATCAGGAGCTTTGCACCAAATGCGGGTCATGTTACGCGGTTTGTAATTTCGATGCCATAGACATAGTATGA
- a CDS encoding NAD(P)H-dependent oxidoreductase subunit E, whose amino-acid sequence MRMIEIEKVREVIGQNPADKASLIAVLQDIQKEFHYLPQMALKEAADYMGVPLSKVYSAATFYKAFSLKPRGEKIVRVCKGTACHIKGADLILEQLETGLGIKAGETSEDLKFTIEIVNCVGACAMAPVMIVNDKYHGNVRVDKALKLVKKD is encoded by the coding sequence ATGAGGATGATAGAAATAGAAAAGGTCAGGGAAGTTATCGGGCAGAATCCAGCTGACAAAGCATCCCTGATTGCCGTTCTGCAGGACATACAAAAGGAATTTCATTATTTACCTCAAATGGCGCTGAAGGAGGCCGCGGATTATATGGGTGTCCCGCTGAGCAAGGTTTACAGCGCGGCAACCTTTTATAAAGCCTTTAGCCTGAAGCCGCGGGGAGAGAAAATCGTTCGGGTTTGCAAGGGAACGGCGTGTCATATCAAAGGGGCCGATCTGATTCTCGAGCAGCTGGAAACCGGACTGGGAATCAAGGCAGGCGAAACATCCGAGGATTTAAAATTTACCATCGAAATCGTCAACTGTGTCGGAGCCTGTGCCATGGCGCCGGTAATGATAGTCAATGACAAGTATCACGGCAATGTCCGCGTCGACAAGGCCCTGAAATTGGTGAAAAAGGACTGA